From Schistocerca americana isolate TAMUIC-IGC-003095 chromosome 9, iqSchAmer2.1, whole genome shotgun sequence, the proteins below share one genomic window:
- the LOC124550699 gene encoding speckle-type POZ protein-like, whose translation MSVLPVEGGEVYPPPMLPKRRSNNVSAAGITRFEKQKLVYTWTVSGVKNWLEDTNDIASTSFRHPNSSEWCAVLSKKDKELCLCFWLKASKEPVKANLKAALSLGGGEKREVYPPLCCTLAGGEKSPPKSVGEAFPAIDDYKNVGDSLIFECEVEIVCVVWHDFPSLSAPETQPVLARDFANLLESQDFADFILRAGGVRIEAHKAVLSARSPVFARMLQQNTKEAQENYVNIEGLEPEVVAEALRYMYSGHALALRDMAQGLLVFADRYDLRELKNQCEVELARRLTVDNAVTYATLAVANSCYVLQKASVDFIRRHLWEVMGTTAWNEAIHSDPASLEKISQLIAMRL comes from the coding sequence ATGAGTGTGTTACCAGTAGAGGGAGGTGAAGTGTATCCACCACCGATGCTTCCCAAGAGGAGGAGCAATAATGTGTCAGCTGCAGGCATTACAAGATTTGAGAAACAAAAACTTGTCTACACCTGGACGGTTTCGGGTGTAAAGAACTGGCTCGAAGACACGAACGATATCGCGTCCACTTCTTTCCGTCACCCAAATTCGAGCGAGTGGTGTGCGGTACTGTCGAAGAAAGACAAAGAGCTATGTCTGTGTTTCTGGTTGAAAGCAAGCAAGGAACCTGTGAAAGCAAACCTGAAAGCAGCACTTTCTCTAGGCGGAGGCGAGAAACGCGAAGTGTATCCACCACTGTGCTGTACCCTTGCAGGGGGTGAGAAATCGCCGCCGAAGTCTGTCGGTGAGGCTTTTCCGGCCATCGACGATTACAAGAACGTTGGTGACAGTCTGATATTCGAGTGCGAAGTGGAGATTGTGTGCGTCGTGTGGCACGATTTCCCAAGCCTTTCCGCTCCCGAGACGCAGCCCGTCCTCGCTAGAGACTTCGCCAACTTGTTGGAGTCCCAGGACTTTGCGGACTTCATTCTGCGCGCCGGAGGCGTCAGGATCGAGGCGCACAAAGCCGTGCTGTCGGCCCGCAGCCCCGTCTTTGCCAGGATGTTGCAGCAGAACACGAAGGAAGCGCAAGAAAACTATGTCAACATCGAGGGCCTGGAACCCGAAGTGGTGGCCGAGGCACTGCGCTACATGTATTCGGGCCACGCCCTGGCCCTGCGCGATATGGCCCAGGGCTTGCTGGTGTTTGCCGACCGCTACGACCTGCGTGAGCTGAAGAACCAATGCGAGGTGGAACTGGCTAGGCGCCTCACCGTAGACAACGCCGTCACTTACGCCACCTTGGCCGTCGCCAACTCGTGTTACGTCTTACAGAAGGCGTCTGTCGACTTCATAAGGCGGCATTTATGGGAGGTGATGGGCACTACAGCGTGGAATGAGGCCATTCACAGCGATCCTGCCTCTCTCGAGAAGATCAGTCAGCTTATCGCAATGCGGTTGTAA